The following coding sequences are from one Schizosaccharomyces osmophilus chromosome 1, complete sequence window:
- the rna14 gene encoding mRNA cleavage and polyadenylation specificity factor complex subunit Rna14: MEAVDNVEKHTIRESSTTTELESTPKIPAEDVVDSSAATSGVKRKRLPNDRVGMLKDEIQENPHNLSAWYALVEEYGSKGKHEELRETYEQMLRPFPYVPRVWVDYINAELAFNDFRAVEVLFSRCLVKVLSVDLWTLYLSYVRRINPEGEGQSRSTITQAYEFSINTIGMDLQSGPIWSDFIDFLRSGPAASTWEQQQKLDAVRRTYQRAVSTPIYNIEKLWRDYDAFENSVNRATARKFVAEKSPAYMSARAAMRELSNMTNGLRVLDFTFERKHNNAEKTAYVRWMKWIEWEKGDPLDLLHGTTLQGRIAYAYEQAMLYIPLCPQVWLDAFSYFLNIPDEQRALQVMKRGMRYCPSSFVLHVRYAEHEEANGRTSDIRVTYESLVAALSREIILVEKQSVSDNFQGSEKKQEGNKPTGILLKLEKRKKKLVTEYSLAWCCLMNAVRRTEGIKSARSVFTKARKAPHQSHEIYIASALMEHHCSKDSTIASKIFELGLRHFSDLPDYVYKYLCYLISINDETNARALFEKAISKMNAIEAKPIYQRWLDYESRYGDLNAAISLSQRMALVYPQESTQSIFLSRYGLEEEREEDEFDADIYELRPTTDSISQNKDDDAASETSDSSKSNVEMEDTRLLPASLETGAAHPPPISAQVPAALVPLPPIVTELLDELPAAQTITEAPIHPAKLMDYVVKSDIPFIRLRNANTHLKKARYN, encoded by the coding sequence ATGGAAGCAGTGGATAATGTGGAAAAACACACTATAAGAGAGTCATCTACTACCACGGAATTAGAGTCTACTCCCAAAATACCAGCTGAAGATGTTGTCGACTCTTCAGCAGCAACCAGTGGAGTAAAACGAAAGCGCCTACCGAACGACAGAGTTGGTATGTTGAAAGATGAGATTCAGGAAAATCCTCATAATCTTTCTGCTTGGTACGCATTAGTTGAGGAGTACGGTTCGAAAGGAAAGCATGAGGAACTTCGAGAAACATATGAACAAATGTTACGTCCATTTCCTTATGTTCCTCGCGTGTGGGTGGATTACATAAATGCTGAACTTGCTTTCAACGATTTTAGAGCTGTTGAAGTCTTGTTTAGTCGTTGTTTGGTGAAAGTTCTATCCGTAGATCTGTGGACACTCTATTTAAGTTATGTTCGACGTATCAATCCTGAAGGTGAAGGTCAATCACGTTCAACAATTACTCAGGCCTACGAATTTTCCATCAATACAATTGGAATGGACTTACAGAGTGGTCCGATTTGGTCAGActttattgattttcttcgttcTGGACCTGCAGCCTCGACGTGGGAGcaacaacaaaaattaGACGCTGTTCGTCGTACTTATCAACGTGCAGTCTCTACTCCTATTTACAACATTGAAAAGCTGTGGAGGGATTATGATGCATTCGAAAATAGCGTTAACCGGGCTACGGCTAGAAAGTTTGTAGCCGAGAAATCTCCGGCATATATGTCTGCTAGAGCTGCCATGCGCGAGCTCTCTAATATGACTAACGGATTACGGGTCCTGGATTTTACTTTCGAACGAAAGCATAATAATGCTGAGAAGACGGCCTATGTTCGTTGGATGAAATGGATTGAATGGGAAAAGGGTGATCCTTTAGATTTGCTTCATGGTACAACTTTACAAGGAAGAATTGCTTATGCTTACGAACAAGCCATGCTTTATATTCCTCTTTGTCCTCAAGTTTGGTTGGATGCTTTCTCTTACTTTTTAAATATCCCAGATGAGCAACGTGCCTTGCAGGTAATGAAGCGCGGTATGCGTTATTGCCCCTCAAGCTTTGTGCTACATGTCCGTTATGCAGAACatgaagaagcaaatggTCGCACTTCCGACATCCGTGTAACTTACGAGTCTTTGGTTGCTGCCTTGTCCAGAGAAATTATCCTAGTGGAAAAACAATCGGTATCTGACAACTTTCAGGGCTcggaaaaaaaacaagaaggaaataaaCCGACTGGTATCTTACTCAAATTGGAAAAGcgtaagaaaaaattggtAACAGAATATAGTCTTGCATGGTGTTGTTTAATGAATGCTGTTCGTAGGACAGAAGGAATCAAATCTGCAAGATCTGtgtttacaaaagcaaGGAAAGCACCACACCAATCTCATGAAATTTACATTGCAAGTGCTTTGATGGAACATCATTGTTCCAAGGATAGCACAATCGCTTCAAAGATATTTGAACTCGGTTTAAGACACTTTAGTGATCTACCAGACTAtgtatataaatatttatgtTACCTGATTTCTATCAACGATGAAACCAATGCTCGTGcactttttgaaaaagctaTTTCAAAGATGAATGCTATTGAAGCGAAGCCTATTTATCAAAGATGGCTTGATTATGAGAGTAGGTATGGCGATTTGAACGCTGCTATTAGCTTAAGTCAAAGGATGGCACTAGTGTATCCTCAGGAGTCTACTCAAAGTATATTCTTATCACGTTAtggtttggaagaagaacgcgaagaagatgaattcGATGCAGATATATATGAACTCCGGCCTACAACTGATTCTATTTCTCAGAATAAGGATGATGATGCTGCTTCTGAAACCtcagattcttcaaaaagtaaCGTAGAGATGGAAGATACTCGGTTGTTGCCTGCTTCATTAGAGACTGGAGCTGCTCATCCTCCTCCTATTTCTGCACAAGTTCCTGCGGCACTTGTACCGTTACCCCCTATTGTTACAGAACTACTAGACGAGTTACCAGCTGCTCAGACTATTACTG